In Stieleria varia, one genomic interval encodes:
- the ribD gene encoding bifunctional diaminohydroxyphosphoribosylaminopyrimidine deaminase/5-amino-6-(5-phosphoribosylamino)uracil reductase RibD, protein MSDTPPNPDQPEPDQPNLDQRVFDEYCMRLALQLAQQGQGHVEPNPMVGCVLARDGQIIGQGYHESFGGPHAEVQALRSLTDSATANSCTAYVTLEPCCHHGKTPPCVDALINAGVRRVVVAMDDPFPKVSGGGLERLRQAGVEVHLGLLRADAAELNAPYLKRIRSGIPWVIAKWAMTMDGRIATVSGQSQWITGETARRSVHQLRARVDAILTGMGTVESDDPTLTARLSNTDNDGTSIEPSRVATRVVFCRHRLPDLKSKLMSTIDQAPVLLIVSDTIDESHLASLTHAGAAVFRCQNSDPSQMIHAGLTHLGKQSMTNVMLECGSTMMGSFLCPENLVDECHIYLGNTLFGGATALGPIGGNGFKMLAQAPRFRLVETTQMDNDLRIIYRSSTPPTG, encoded by the coding sequence ATGAGTGACACGCCCCCCAACCCAGATCAACCCGAACCCGATCAGCCCAACCTTGACCAGCGGGTCTTTGACGAGTACTGCATGCGGCTGGCTCTGCAACTTGCCCAACAAGGACAAGGACACGTCGAGCCAAACCCGATGGTCGGATGCGTCTTGGCTCGGGACGGTCAAATCATCGGTCAAGGCTACCACGAATCGTTCGGCGGACCTCATGCCGAAGTCCAGGCACTGCGGTCTCTAACCGATTCAGCGACAGCCAACAGCTGCACAGCGTATGTCACCTTGGAACCCTGTTGCCACCACGGCAAAACCCCGCCCTGCGTCGATGCCCTGATCAATGCCGGTGTCCGTCGTGTCGTCGTCGCAATGGACGACCCCTTTCCCAAAGTCAGCGGCGGCGGATTGGAACGACTGCGTCAAGCCGGAGTGGAGGTGCATCTCGGATTGCTGCGTGCTGATGCTGCGGAATTGAACGCGCCCTATCTGAAAAGGATCCGATCCGGCATTCCCTGGGTCATCGCCAAATGGGCGATGACCATGGACGGACGAATCGCCACCGTCTCCGGCCAGAGCCAGTGGATCACCGGTGAAACCGCCCGTCGATCCGTTCACCAATTACGCGCCCGCGTCGATGCCATCCTGACCGGCATGGGGACCGTCGAGTCCGATGACCCGACACTCACCGCCAGACTCTCAAATACAGACAACGACGGCACATCCATCGAGCCATCGAGGGTCGCGACACGTGTCGTGTTCTGCCGACATCGCTTGCCGGACTTGAAAAGCAAGTTGATGTCAACGATCGATCAAGCGCCCGTGCTGCTGATCGTTTCGGACACGATCGATGAGTCCCATTTGGCGAGCTTGACCCATGCGGGCGCAGCGGTCTTTCGTTGCCAAAATTCGGATCCCTCGCAAATGATCCATGCCGGCCTGACGCATCTGGGTAAGCAATCGATGACCAACGTGATGCTGGAATGTGGCAGCACAATGATGGGCAGCTTCCTGTGCCCCGAAAACTTGGTCGATGAATGTCACATCTACCTCGGCAATACGCTTTTCGGAGGAGCCACCGCCCTGGGCCCGATCGGCGGAAACGGATTCAAGATGCTCGCCCAGGCACCGCGCTTTCGCTTGGTCGAGACCACGCAGATGGATAATGATCTACGGATCATCTATCGATCGAGTACTCCACCGACCGGGTGA
- a CDS encoding tetratricopeptide repeat protein translates to MSVDQYSICPCGSGKKIKFCKCKDSVGELEKVLTMFEGGQLVPALDRLSNILQEHPDAAWALALRGRLLMDLREYDSLAENADRFIRLQPSNPLALTQRAAAKIFSADVSAATESLLEALNESGRNVDSFVMDVSSMLAMVLAQQGNVLSARVYAMLSAYAQGYDNEQVRGFLAQLDSAPSLNHRQKAVPAMIERPADADWGERFDEALSLLRSNKVLLAQTKFESLRRTVVGEPAVLSGLFLCAVWRADMQQQCEMLKQLSQCESLSFDERCRYRALAALTQPTDDIAIPAVELFAEIENADEVELALIASDRLIQLPPETARQFITSEEEVPPRSVFRLADRPKVGEDSELPAAEDIPVSQAIVLVYGRQTDRAACVEAIEVFESDVEEIKNVLTGVIGDVTWDSKPFGSIPFLDACESRPAYQFRKGSMEDIQAIVLGFMNIHLPKSVLTQQLPILGGRSLADTADDDSLLLERTTVVRIVESYEALASKPQVIAAIQDGAKVAPLPEIKLTNADVEEGVHNEDLFRVDTSSLGIEELWYILSQCQSIGVRSTGAKVAKQLIATDMSEDQNVLKLQCYMYWLSAVSDTAQAGSIAEEAIAFAKEKKLPFASLLMMKLELHLSTGDEAGFKSTIGEIDANYRNNPEVMAQLQQLLMRAGLIRPDGSLRQGSPAGPAPGASPAASSSSGLWTPDSPNPPAAGSPASGDGGSKLWVPGMD, encoded by the coding sequence ATGAGTGTCGATCAATATTCGATCTGTCCCTGCGGCAGCGGCAAAAAAATCAAATTCTGCAAGTGCAAGGACTCCGTCGGCGAACTGGAAAAAGTGCTGACGATGTTCGAAGGCGGTCAGTTGGTGCCCGCCTTGGATCGATTGAGCAACATTTTGCAGGAGCATCCCGACGCGGCCTGGGCGCTGGCACTGCGTGGCCGCCTGCTGATGGACCTGAGGGAATACGACTCCTTGGCCGAAAACGCCGACCGATTCATCCGCCTGCAACCGAGCAATCCGCTGGCGTTGACACAGCGCGCGGCGGCAAAGATCTTTTCCGCTGACGTGTCCGCCGCGACAGAGAGTTTACTGGAAGCGTTGAATGAAAGCGGTCGCAATGTCGACTCCTTCGTCATGGACGTGTCCTCGATGCTCGCAATGGTGCTTGCCCAACAAGGCAATGTGTTGTCGGCCCGCGTCTACGCCATGTTGTCCGCGTATGCTCAAGGATACGACAACGAACAGGTCCGAGGCTTCCTGGCACAATTGGACTCCGCGCCTTCGCTCAACCACCGACAGAAAGCTGTGCCGGCAATGATCGAACGCCCCGCCGACGCGGATTGGGGCGAACGTTTCGACGAAGCGTTGAGCTTGCTGCGAAGCAACAAGGTCTTGTTGGCTCAGACAAAGTTTGAATCACTCAGGCGTACCGTGGTTGGTGAACCCGCCGTTCTGTCGGGACTGTTCCTGTGCGCCGTTTGGCGAGCCGACATGCAACAGCAATGCGAGATGCTGAAGCAGTTGTCGCAGTGCGAATCGTTGAGCTTTGACGAACGCTGTAGATATCGCGCGTTGGCTGCCTTGACACAACCCACAGACGACATCGCAATCCCCGCCGTCGAACTGTTCGCAGAGATCGAAAACGCGGACGAAGTCGAACTGGCTCTGATCGCCAGCGATCGGCTCATCCAACTGCCACCCGAGACGGCTCGGCAATTCATCACGAGCGAAGAAGAAGTGCCGCCGAGGTCCGTGTTCCGCTTGGCCGATCGTCCCAAGGTCGGCGAAGACAGTGAACTGCCCGCCGCGGAAGACATCCCCGTTTCCCAAGCCATCGTCTTGGTCTACGGTCGACAAACCGATCGCGCCGCATGCGTGGAGGCCATCGAAGTATTCGAGTCTGACGTCGAGGAAATCAAGAACGTTCTCACAGGAGTCATCGGCGATGTGACATGGGACTCCAAACCGTTCGGCTCGATCCCCTTTCTGGATGCCTGCGAAAGCCGCCCCGCGTATCAATTCCGCAAGGGATCGATGGAGGACATCCAAGCGATCGTGCTCGGGTTCATGAACATCCATTTGCCCAAATCCGTTCTGACCCAGCAACTGCCGATCCTGGGCGGTCGCTCGCTCGCGGACACCGCCGACGACGACTCGTTGCTGCTCGAACGCACCACCGTTGTGCGGATCGTTGAGAGCTACGAAGCGCTCGCGTCCAAGCCGCAAGTGATCGCCGCGATCCAAGACGGAGCCAAAGTCGCTCCGCTACCCGAGATCAAACTCACCAATGCAGATGTCGAGGAAGGCGTCCACAATGAGGATCTGTTCCGAGTCGACACCTCGTCACTCGGAATCGAAGAACTCTGGTATATCTTGAGCCAATGTCAGTCGATCGGAGTCCGCAGCACGGGTGCCAAAGTCGCCAAGCAATTGATTGCTACGGACATGTCCGAAGATCAAAACGTCCTCAAGCTGCAATGCTACATGTACTGGCTGTCGGCCGTGTCGGATACTGCCCAAGCCGGCTCGATCGCTGAAGAAGCTATCGCGTTCGCAAAAGAAAAGAAACTGCCCTTCGCCTCGCTGTTGATGATGAAGCTCGAGCTGCACTTGAGCACGGGCGACGAAGCAGGATTCAAATCCACCATCGGTGAGATCGATGCCAACTACCGAAATAATCCGGAAGTCATGGCTCAACTGCAACAATTGCTGATGCGGGCAGGACTGATTCGCCCCGACGGTTCGCTCCGCCAAGGATCCCCAGCGGGGCCCGCGCCGGGAGCCTCGCCCGCGGCGTCCAGCTCATCAGGGCTGTGGACTCCCGACTCGCCAAACCCACCCGCCGCAGGTTCTCCTGCTAGCGGTGACGGTGGCAGCAAACTGTGGGTTCCAGGAATGGACTGA
- a CDS encoding type IV pilin protein — MTIHLFRRKDTFRTAFSLIEIVVTMTILAILVSFAAPSVIQTMEQSHADLAGAGLRMINSAQRFYWLENRTYAPDLQTLQAAGLIDDDLTNASRRYEFATTGDADGFTATATRRQIGAAGQSIYNGAWQGSFSTDETGAITGSVQGGANALGQSPVLTPGI; from the coding sequence ATGACGATCCATCTTTTTCGACGCAAGGATACTTTCCGAACGGCGTTTTCGCTCATCGAGATCGTCGTCACGATGACGATCCTGGCCATCCTGGTTTCCTTTGCCGCCCCGAGTGTGATCCAGACCATGGAACAATCGCACGCGGATTTGGCCGGAGCCGGACTGCGGATGATCAACTCGGCACAACGTTTTTACTGGCTGGAGAATCGCACCTACGCGCCCGATCTACAGACCCTGCAGGCTGCCGGCTTGATCGACGACGACCTCACCAATGCATCACGTCGCTATGAATTCGCCACGACGGGCGATGCCGATGGCTTCACCGCGACGGCCACGCGACGACAGATCGGTGCGGCCGGCCAAAGCATCTACAATGGTGCTTGGCAGGGCAGCTTTTCCACGGATGAAACCGGGGCCATCACCGGTTCGGTTCAAGGCGGGGCAAACGCACTGGGACAGAGCCCCGTTCTCACTCCGGGGATCTAG
- a CDS encoding type II secretion system F family protein — protein sequence MSLNSWFLARARVSAKRHRRASLDDKMTFFQQFGSLLASGTPLLRAIRMAAEQNQSDVLRDNLEEVAERVASGAPLHSSLDATSDMFPKHWVAMIATGEATGKLDEVLVDLNRQIREAADTRSKFIGAMIYPCVLVFVSILVVLAMLWFVVPTFGGMFKEMGAELPSITMFVLDISDYVAAYGLYVLGIVGVGVFMLRKWLKTEAGSRRAISIMVAIPIVGDLVIQSSMYRFASNLALLLRSGVPMLETMQTVADVFAGQPPYRDAIEYARNRMAAGRSLADGLEESGLFTGMMVNAVRVGEESAQLGRVMEEIAPYYNEKTQAFMARVTKLAEPLIIMIMGAVISVVMLAIYIPMFEMAGNVK from the coding sequence ATGTCACTCAACTCTTGGTTCTTGGCCCGTGCCCGTGTGTCCGCGAAACGACACCGACGCGCGAGCTTGGACGACAAGATGACTTTCTTTCAACAGTTCGGATCGCTGCTGGCGTCCGGAACGCCGCTGCTACGCGCCATCCGAATGGCTGCCGAACAGAACCAGAGCGACGTGCTGAGAGACAATCTGGAGGAAGTCGCAGAGAGGGTCGCCTCCGGTGCACCGCTACACAGTTCCTTGGACGCCACCTCGGACATGTTTCCCAAGCATTGGGTGGCGATGATTGCCACCGGTGAGGCGACCGGCAAGTTGGACGAAGTGCTGGTGGACTTGAATCGCCAGATCCGTGAAGCCGCCGATACGCGTAGCAAATTCATCGGCGCGATGATCTATCCCTGCGTCCTCGTCTTTGTTTCGATCCTGGTCGTCTTGGCAATGCTGTGGTTCGTCGTACCGACCTTTGGCGGCATGTTCAAAGAAATGGGTGCCGAACTGCCCAGCATCACCATGTTCGTCCTGGACATCAGCGATTACGTCGCCGCGTACGGGCTGTATGTCTTGGGCATCGTCGGCGTGGGCGTTTTCATGTTGAGGAAATGGCTCAAAACCGAAGCGGGCAGTCGTCGAGCCATCAGCATCATGGTGGCGATTCCGATCGTCGGTGACTTGGTCATCCAGTCATCGATGTACCGTTTCGCATCCAACTTGGCCTTGTTGCTACGCAGCGGTGTTCCGATGCTGGAGACGATGCAGACGGTCGCGGACGTCTTTGCCGGACAACCGCCGTATCGAGATGCGATCGAGTATGCACGCAACCGGATGGCTGCGGGACGTTCTCTGGCCGATGGCTTGGAGGAATCGGGGCTGTTCACCGGGATGATGGTCAACGCGGTTCGCGTCGGCGAAGAATCCGCACAGCTTGGGCGAGTCATGGAAGAAATCGCGCCCTACTACAACGAAAAAACACAAGCGTTCATGGCACGCGTGACGAAGCTTGCCGAGCCGCTGATCATCATGATCATGGGCGCCGTCATCAGTGTCGTCATGCTGGCGATTTACATCCCGATGTTCGAAATGGCGGGGAACGTGAAATGA
- a CDS encoding GspE/PulE family protein, translating to MANAKATLSRMSQQHPLIVRLLNSIDQLDPERLEELWNAASRDDVTIEESIIRYGLANETQIAKAYADHYLVPLFDPPADAPPPVDPAIAKVLPNRLCRDHLIAPLSDDGNVLEVAVFSPDSLLLADEIKLLTGRQMRPMFSPLNVIERLLNLLYEEGSWSTTTASTTTTNFEEVDESEDLDSETAQEATEVIHLDQAPPPGRDGRIIRYVNGIFEQALQTGASDIHIEPYEDECRVRLRIDGMLTEITPPPLPLLNSVVSRLKVLSKMDIAERRVPQDGAIALRSTDRRVDMRVNTCPTVFGEKIVMRVLDKSALPHDLSQLGMDARQFRDLSESIRSPHGLMLVTGPTGSGKSTTLYSCLNELNDGETNLCTVEDPVEFKFGGINQVQTRAKVGLTFASALRAFLRQDPDVIMVGEVRDGETAEICMRAALTGHFVFSTLHTNDALSSVTRLKDMGIEPFLLASTLRLLIAQRLVRRLCVECKVPYQLDVESCRRFGIPRDVPVFRAGGCSRCRDTGYKGRLAVFEVIRINQAIKDAIQANASVGEMQRIAVADGMKLLSHAAAAKVIEGLTSIEEAISLCSEQ from the coding sequence ATGGCCAACGCAAAAGCAACCCTGTCGCGAATGAGTCAGCAGCATCCCCTGATTGTTCGCTTGCTCAACTCCATTGATCAGTTGGATCCTGAGCGTTTGGAGGAACTGTGGAATGCAGCCAGTCGAGATGACGTGACGATCGAGGAATCGATCATCCGATACGGATTGGCCAACGAAACGCAAATCGCAAAGGCTTACGCGGATCACTACTTGGTGCCGCTATTTGATCCGCCCGCCGACGCACCGCCCCCGGTTGATCCCGCAATCGCCAAAGTCTTGCCCAATCGACTCTGTCGCGATCACTTGATCGCCCCCCTGAGTGATGACGGCAATGTGCTGGAGGTCGCGGTATTCTCACCCGATTCGTTGCTGTTGGCTGATGAGATCAAGCTGCTGACCGGTCGTCAGATGCGACCGATGTTTTCACCGCTCAACGTCATCGAGCGTTTGCTCAACCTGCTCTATGAGGAAGGCTCATGGAGCACGACAACCGCCTCGACCACCACGACCAATTTCGAAGAAGTCGACGAGTCGGAGGACCTGGACTCGGAGACCGCCCAGGAAGCGACTGAAGTCATCCACTTGGACCAAGCACCACCACCGGGACGTGACGGCCGGATCATTCGTTACGTCAACGGAATCTTTGAGCAAGCCCTGCAGACGGGCGCCAGTGACATTCACATCGAACCCTACGAAGACGAATGTCGCGTGCGTTTGCGTATCGACGGTATGTTGACGGAAATCACTCCGCCGCCATTGCCACTGCTCAATTCGGTCGTCAGCCGACTGAAGGTGCTCAGCAAAATGGACATCGCCGAGCGACGCGTTCCCCAGGACGGCGCGATCGCACTGCGAAGCACGGATCGCCGTGTCGACATGCGAGTCAATACTTGCCCAACGGTGTTCGGCGAGAAAATCGTCATGCGGGTGCTGGACAAGAGCGCGCTGCCGCACGACCTCAGCCAACTCGGCATGGACGCCCGCCAATTTCGTGACCTGTCGGAGTCGATTCGCAGTCCACACGGTCTGATGCTTGTCACCGGGCCGACCGGTAGCGGGAAAAGCACGACGCTGTATTCCTGCTTGAACGAACTGAACGACGGTGAGACAAACCTGTGTACCGTCGAGGATCCTGTCGAGTTCAAGTTCGGAGGAATCAACCAAGTGCAAACGCGAGCCAAAGTCGGTTTGACCTTCGCCAGCGCGCTGCGTGCTTTCCTGCGGCAAGACCCTGACGTGATCATGGTCGGCGAAGTTCGAGATGGAGAGACCGCAGAAATCTGCATGCGGGCCGCGCTGACCGGACACTTCGTCTTCTCGACGCTGCACACCAACGACGCGCTGAGCAGCGTGACGCGGTTGAAGGACATGGGGATCGAGCCGTTCTTGTTGGCCAGCACCCTGCGGTTGCTGATCGCTCAGCGATTGGTTCGCCGACTGTGCGTCGAGTGCAAAGTCCCCTACCAGCTCGACGTCGAATCCTGCCGACGCTTCGGAATCCCTCGCGACGTGCCCGTGTTCCGCGCAGGTGGATGCAGCCGCTGTCGAGATACGGGATACAAAGGACGCTTGGCAGTTTTTGAAGTCATCCGGATCAATCAGGCCATCAAAGACGCCATTCAGGCCAACGCGTCGGTCGGGGAAATGCAGCGGATCGCCGTCGCCGACGGAATGAAGTTGCTGTCCCACGCCGCCGCAGCCAAGGTCATCGAAGGACTGACCAGTATCGAGGAAGCCATCAGCTTGTGCTCAGAACAGTGA
- a CDS encoding GspMb/PilO family protein has protein sequence MAKKKKSIREELAQVAETLRDPFRMRSAVAIATVVIMFFAISEPLHGRVKREQRELTQLKAKVQTVEEMLLLQDRMEAVEPHVLRGESNDIVTGMLLDLVQSEQVDLIQINAEAPQSLGPMDTIGVNLNVAGDFASLHQLLHRIESQQYLVRIESLKISPSERSNSLPTMQLSIRVLRSDS, from the coding sequence ATGGCAAAGAAAAAGAAATCGATTCGCGAAGAACTGGCCCAAGTTGCCGAGACGCTGCGAGATCCGTTTCGTATGCGTTCCGCTGTTGCGATCGCCACCGTCGTGATCATGTTCTTTGCCATCAGCGAACCACTGCACGGACGTGTCAAGCGGGAACAGCGAGAACTGACTCAGTTGAAAGCCAAAGTCCAAACGGTGGAAGAGATGCTGTTGTTGCAAGATCGCATGGAGGCGGTGGAGCCGCATGTGTTGCGTGGAGAGAGCAACGACATCGTAACTGGCATGCTGCTCGACTTGGTTCAATCCGAACAGGTCGATCTGATCCAAATCAATGCAGAAGCACCTCAGAGCCTGGGGCCCATGGACACCATTGGCGTCAATCTCAATGTGGCAGGTGATTTTGCATCCCTACACCAGTTGCTCCACCGAATCGAATCGCAGCAATACTTGGTCCGAATCGAATCGCTGAAGATCAGCCCCTCCGAGCGAAGCAACTCGCTCCCGACAATGCAACTGTCCATTCGAGTGTTGAGGTCAGACTCATGA
- a CDS encoding type IV pilin protein, with amino-acid sequence MAQTIALQQRRSRKGFSLVELSVVVIIIGVLAAFGVPRLLQSVERSKASESFKYLASVRAAQERYQARQGTYASDLAELDMEQAPPKYFAVGTAGAGGTGSLEDSWTLTLTRSGSSSGYGAYTVTFTEEGYDAANSTIDTDINPQST; translated from the coding sequence GTGGCTCAAACAATCGCCCTACAACAACGTCGCTCTCGCAAAGGTTTTTCATTGGTGGAGCTCTCGGTGGTGGTCATCATCATCGGAGTCTTGGCCGCATTCGGCGTCCCACGTCTGCTGCAAAGTGTTGAACGCAGCAAGGCATCGGAGTCGTTCAAGTACCTGGCAAGTGTCCGGGCCGCTCAAGAGCGTTACCAAGCACGTCAGGGCACCTACGCGAGCGACTTGGCTGAACTGGACATGGAGCAAGCTCCTCCGAAGTACTTCGCGGTCGGCACGGCTGGTGCAGGCGGAACCGGATCATTGGAAGATTCTTGGACACTGACTCTGACACGTAGCGGCAGCAGCAGTGGTTACGGGGCCTATACCGTGACATTTACTGAGGAAGGCTACGACGCGGCGAATAGCACGATCGACACCGACATCAACCCGCAGAGCACCTAG
- a CDS encoding metallophosphoesterase family protein, producing the protein MPAESSKNLSSKKQSSTAESFRFVHASDFHLERPLGDLDELPSHLRDAMAMAPFTAGDAIFEAALSGNVDFVVLSGDLLHPQSAGPYAMSWLLNHFEKLGAAKIPVFWAAGVADDPAKWPDAVPLPPNVTLFPKDRATSTYVTRAGRTICEVIGQSSDGRSSLHVPSYEIPTTDDFTVGVGYGTSRAEALAEARIDYWALGGKHNRTEIDGGATSGAVYCGTPQGRDLNEHGAHGYSMVEVDADRNVRVHEMHCDVFRYCQIAIDPEDIANVGNIRNAMGERIARLQHDNGGRHLILGWDITLQSGDQLQSIGDSQELLAWLRQQHGHGTPSAWTANLRVRPPKQYPKSWTEEDTILGDYLRIAADHRQKDGSDLNLLAMTEQHEALPATTASLLASIPAGGQTEVMEQATLLGAELLRGGKPYWVQKS; encoded by the coding sequence ATGCCAGCCGAGTCATCAAAAAACCTGTCATCGAAGAAACAGTCATCCACTGCCGAATCATTCCGATTCGTTCACGCCAGCGACTTTCATCTGGAACGTCCACTGGGCGATCTGGATGAACTGCCGTCCCATCTCCGCGACGCGATGGCGATGGCGCCGTTCACCGCCGGCGATGCGATTTTCGAAGCGGCTTTGAGCGGCAATGTGGATTTTGTGGTGCTCTCGGGCGATTTGCTGCATCCGCAATCGGCCGGCCCCTACGCGATGTCGTGGCTGCTCAATCACTTTGAAAAGCTCGGCGCGGCGAAGATCCCCGTGTTCTGGGCCGCGGGTGTCGCTGATGATCCGGCCAAGTGGCCCGATGCGGTGCCGTTGCCACCCAACGTGACATTGTTTCCCAAAGACCGCGCGACCAGCACCTACGTCACACGGGCGGGACGCACGATTTGCGAAGTCATCGGGCAGAGCAGCGATGGCAGGTCGTCGTTGCACGTACCCAGTTATGAGATTCCCACCACGGATGATTTCACCGTTGGTGTGGGATATGGAACGTCTCGCGCCGAGGCCTTGGCCGAAGCCCGAATCGACTATTGGGCGTTGGGGGGAAAACACAATCGAACAGAGATCGACGGCGGTGCAACATCTGGCGCTGTTTATTGCGGCACGCCACAGGGCCGTGATTTGAACGAGCATGGTGCCCACGGATACTCGATGGTGGAGGTTGATGCGGATCGCAACGTACGTGTTCATGAAATGCATTGTGACGTTTTTCGCTATTGCCAAATCGCCATCGACCCTGAGGACATTGCCAATGTCGGTAACATCCGCAATGCCATGGGCGAACGCATCGCTCGCTTGCAGCACGACAACGGCGGACGGCATTTGATCTTGGGTTGGGACATCACCCTGCAAAGCGGTGATCAACTCCAATCGATCGGTGATAGTCAAGAGTTGCTTGCGTGGTTACGGCAACAGCATGGCCATGGGACGCCGTCGGCATGGACGGCGAATCTACGGGTCCGACCGCCAAAGCAATATCCAAAGTCTTGGACGGAAGAAGACACGATTCTCGGGGACTACTTGAGGATCGCAGCGGACCATCGTCAGAAAGACGGCAGTGATCTGAATCTGCTGGCGATGACGGAACAGCACGAAGCGTTGCCCGCGACGACTGCGAGCCTGTTGGCGAGCATTCCTGCGGGCGGTCAAACCGAGGTCATGGAGCAAGCGACCCTGCTGGGAGCAGAGTTGCTGCGTGGCGGGAAGCCTTACTGGGTGCAGAAATCATGA